In Thunnus thynnus chromosome 17, fThuThy2.1, whole genome shotgun sequence, the genomic window tcaagtagatatctttcaacgttacagtcttttaagtgccaaagtccctctttttgttactatacttccaccacagctcaacagggagacattgtctgaggaaacacaaagagggaatttgatgctaaaaagactttaaatgtgTCAAGactatccacttgatatgactaactcagactgctaaagcctcatgtaagcttcacatcaacttttaaatgcatttttgcactaaatgactgtgtggacacactgtggattttggcctccatcacttacattgaaagcacatttgaaagggatcttttaataggcagtatgaacaggaggaatgattacagtgaggaaaacctcttttactgttcatatggacacctgactgttgttttaagacagaactGAAAAATTGTAAACTTATCATTTAATAATGGGTGACTTGTTGATAAAATGGATCACACGCTCCAAGATTTTTATTCAAACTAGTGTTAAGCTATTCCTGTAACTCATGTGAAAACCTGTCTAACCTCCCTGTATATGATCTGAAGTCGGTGTTAGTTTCTCACCCGCTTTACTGTTCTTCAGTCTTTCCCAGCGGCTGGTTGAGGCCGGAGAGGCTGCTGTCTCTGCCGCAGCACAGAACAGCCTCCTCGCTACAAAGGACCAAGACATTTCGGCTGCTTTTACTTTCCTAGCGCCTGTCACCTTCACGCTAACATCTCGCTGGTCGCTCACGTAAAGAAGAAGGGAAATGGCGCCCAGGAGGTGGGCCGATGTTAATATTCCGTCAGATAACTCTACCTCGGAAAGGTTCCGCTTGCTGTCACATTTGAACAGACAGTGAATTAGGGactgaattattaaaaatatgtgtttagtTGCGATTTAAACGTAAATTGGGGATGTATTCAGTTTTTACACAATTgtgcaacatacagtacactatTTTAAATCCATGACTGTTTCTAGCTTTTTGGGGGATCTTTTTTCcaataatgaacataaaaattAAGTATTGTAAAGTAACACCAGCAAGATCAAGATAAAAGTGCAAAACCATTTCGCAAATCAGACTTCTAGAGTATTTTTATAGGGCCTGATGAAACTGGCATAAAGGTAAAGGTGCAAATGAACTATGAACAAATAACTTATTACACACAATTGTCATTACGAAGACTAAAACAGAAGGCTGTCAATtatcaacatcatcattatcatcatcaccatcttcAAAACTTTTGCGtcccagatttttttaaaactttgaaatTAGTTTACTTGTAAGGCAAAGAGCTCTCGGGAATACAAACtgctttttgtttatatatacaTGTTATTTTAGCCATTTtgatatgtatataaatatgcatATAAATATTATGTGTTTTAGATCAACACATGAGGATGATTCAAGTTTGGTTACCGAAAGTGTCAGTTTATatttgaggagaaaaaaaaatacgtCGGCGCAATGGGCCTCCGCTACGCACATGCGTAGTCCGTGCATAGCGAGAAACGGCCTTGCTCACGTGACGGCTTTGTTTACGTGGTGACGTGTACCCGGATGACATGTTAGCTGGACCATCCTGACAGGAGCCACGCTATTTATGAATGACAGGCTTTAGGagtgttttcttattttctgcCAGTTTATTCTTGGTCCGGCCGATCTATATGGGCCGTGTTGTCACATATTTACATTAGCTACCTTCAGATAGTCAAACAAATGCTAAACAAGAGCTAGTTTAGCTTGTATTAGCTGTCACGCCATCACCGTCAGAGACATCCTGCTGCGGACAGGTCGGTGGGTTTAACATATGCTTTTCTGCTTAAGACTGGTAGATTGATAAATCCACGGCTGGGTGGCTTACTGGTACTAATACTGTACATTGAAAATTACGGAATTAACTGTAGGTTATATAGTTGTTGTCTTCTTCTCATAGGTCTTACATGAGGTTGCTGTTGGTCCACTAAAGCAATGGCCAGTCCAAATGATCTACAATTCCAAGGTAAATACAACCTGACTAAAGTCACTCATGTCTTCGTTAAAAGATAGAGTTCAcgatttttcaagtctgtcttaaaacaacagtcaggtgtccatatgaacagtgaaagaggttttcctcattgtaatcattcctcctgttcatactggctattaaaagatctccttcaaatgtgctttcaatgtaagtgatggaggccaaaatccacagtgtgtccacagtcatttagtgcaaaaatgcatttaaaagtttatgttaggcttatattcagcttcagcagtctgagttagtcacatcaagtggatatctgccacatttacagtctttttagcatcatttgtgtttccttggacagtgtttccctgttgagctgaggtggaagtatagtaagaaaaagagggactttggcactaaaaagactgtaacgttgaaagatatctacttgatttgactcatttggacgctgaagcttcatattagcttcagattaacttttaaatacatttatgcacagaaggaggactgtggattgtgtccccatcacttacattgtaagcccTTTATGAAGGGGTCTTctactggtcagtatgaacaggaggaatgattacagcaagaaaaacctgtttcaatgttaatttgggctcctgactgttgttttaagacagacttgaaaaattgtgaatccaTCCTTTAATGAGGACGAAATCCTGTTGTTTCTCTCTGAAGTATTTAATGGTCTTGCCCCTGCATTCATTTCTGAACTCCTGTCCTCGTACCACACTGCCTGAGGATCAGTGGTACATCTGTGGCACACTGCCTGACCTGAGATCACCTCTGAGCAAAGGTTACTGTCTATCCCTAGATCCAGGGTTTTCTCTATAGCTGCCCCAAAATAGTAGAACTCTATCTTCCTGCCGTACATTTACAACTTCAAACACACTTTTAGTTATTGTCGTTTAATTGTGCCCAATCTAATCTGCTCCTGCATTTCACCTGAAACCTGAAgtgcttttctgtctctctctagcAGTTTCTTCTCCGTGTGTGCTTTGTCATGTATGattcttattattatcatgtgattattttttatcttatctttCACTGACCTCTCGCTTCTTTTTGTGGCTCTCCTGCCTGCATTACTGACCACATGCCATCCTTGCAGATACTGGATCTGTGGTTGTGCATTAATTAAGCAATATTTGCTACGAATTAACCTCTTAAGTTTGTCAGGTGATGTGTTGCCTCTTTCTAGCACTGAAAATAAACTGAGGCCGGTGTGACGCCTTTTCACTGTAATTAGATAGTTGTGTTAGTTTGATACTTTCTTCAGATCATATGTGGAGGAAGACAAGAACTTTTAGAAATCAATGAAATAAGTTGAGCTGCAGAAATCTGTCCTTAACTCTCAACTCTATGACCTCGCACCTCTGTTACAGTTTTTGCTCAGTCGCTTTGGCACACTCATTATTTTCAAAAGAAATATGTGTATTTCCTGATTTCCCACATTCACCGACTGTGATCAGTGTGTCTCTCATGTAGCGTGCAGACATGTTCTGTCATGCTCACTGTGTAGATCCTCACATGCTAAATATCAAACCTTTCGTTTCAGTAATGTTGCCTTAAGAAAGAATTATGGTAGGTACCACAGATCCTGGATATGGAGCATCAGCgataaataatgcaaataaatgtAGGGGGAGCATAGCAACATGCCAAACGATTCTTGTGTATTGTACAGTAAGAGAAAGTATCAGGTGTGATGCTGATGAAACACCGAGGCCAGACATGTCCACAATAGTCCAAACTGACATGAATTTGTTGTATTGAGATGTTTGTCTAAACTGCACGATGTTATATCAGCTTTCATTTGACATCTGACATTACTGTTACTGTGAGGTGCTTATGATAATTAGATGTACAAGGTGCACACTCACaaggaaaaacatttcaacattttgttactatacttccaccacagctcaacagggaaacactgtccgaggaaacacaaagagggaatttgatgttaaaaagactgTTCTTAAGCAATTCAGAGAAATACCTGTAAACCAGATTTACAGGTTTAGGTTAAACCTCAGGTGCAGTGACCTCTAGTGGCAGTAGGTTATTACTacaggaagcagcagctggATTGAGACTCAGGTGCAGTTCAAACTACAGCTTCCTAGGATGGAATGGGGtttagagctgcagtgattagtaaattaacagaaaaataatcattctTCTGCTTCGTCAGCCAATGGAAACAACTGAAATACCTGATCTGGATAAAACTGTATGTTTTGTCTACACCCTGTGCCCATTGTAACTCCACCATTATTACTGACCCCCATTCTTTCCTGATGTACGTCTGTAGAGTTTGAAGAAGCAGCAGAGCTGCTGTCTGCAGACCCGGGGGCATCCACACTCGGTATATCTGCCTCAAACACTGCCAACACAGcggtggcagcagcagcaggaggaggaggaggaggaggaggagaggatgtgaAATTAGACCTATCAGATGATGAGGAGGGTCaggaggagagctcagaggtGAGCAAAGTATCTACATATGTTGACTTACGGTACGTCACCACAACACTTGTGAAGAGTCTTAATGTTTTGAGTCAACAGCAGCTGAGAGATGTGTGTGCTTTCAGCTCTTAGGAGGACAGAAACCAGCTGGTGGCTTCTGGACCTTTGAGTACTATCAGTCTTTCTTCAATGTGGACACAGTGCAGGTATGTAGACAGTTGTGTTTCAACAAAGGGTAcaggtcatttttaaaaataataaagcaagctcagaaacatatttcatcATGGCAGTTAGTTTTAGTTTGCATTGTTCTTGTGATGCAGGTACTGGACAGAGTTAAGGGGTCAGTCATGCCGTTACCTGGAAGGAACTTTATCAAACACCACCTTAGGAGTAACCCAGATCTGTACGGTAAGCCAGTGGAGACATATTCACTGATTAGATATTTATTACACAGTatacaaacatttcatttattatatgttatatgtataGATATAAGGACAGTGGTTTATAATGTGCAGTATTTATCAACAATTTTTCATATGAACTTCCTCTTCTTTGAAGACATATTTCATATTcttactgtgttttactatattgtcattgattatctgtttatataccagTGTACAGTTATGGGTGCCCACAGGagatgacaaatacattaataaacatttatatctgcttataactatattatgtattataaaCTATTTATTCAATGTTTATTTACTGCTCATAAACGCCATGTAGggggatgttttttttcatgtattataGATGATATGGCCATATTTTTGTAGAACAATTACTCTTAAAAGACActtttttatagtgtttttaCTCTTCTTGAGTCATTTTATGTCTGTTGCCTCATTGTTCATGGGAAGCACTTTGTGACGTTCTTATAAATATACTTACTGCTTCCTTACTCACACATTTGCTTACTTACTTACTCGCTTACTTACTTACTCACGTGATTATAGTATTTATTTACTCACTTACATGCTTGCTTACTCACTTACTGAATTACTTACTTGCTTACTTTAGGTACTGACTTACTCTCTTACTTCCTTTCAGCACTTACATACTCACTTACAGTCCTTACTGAccgtctttctttcttttagacaaaacaacataattcTTTATGCACAGAATCATTTGAACCTGTTTTTTGTAGCATGTCCTTTTGGCAATTTAAATATGTCTGAGCAGTAATATGGGATtatatatgttgtgttttttgtgatttctaAGGTTATTACTGTTTACAGTGGCAGGGAAGGACATTCTGTGTCAGGGCACCAGTGTGGCATGTTGTTGTGGTGCTTTGTAGTCACATTCAGTTGTCATGTTAGGATCATCTTCTACACCTGTTGCTCCACCTGTCAAATGCTGCTCTGCACTCTGATTCAGGGATAGAGGCCTATATGTCTGATTAAGCCATTTGTTGAACTTCCAGCAtagttttgtttacagattTTGCACTTTGCATCATTCAAATGCATTCTAAAAATATTTTGCCACACAGCTGGACTGTAAGCTGCTAAGTAGTAGCGTTATAACAGCATTTGAAGGTCAGTTGCATGGTAGCATTAAGAAGTTGTGGAGAAGGTTAAGTTGGGAAGTGGAAGGTAGCTAATagtaaatgtgtatgtgtttctgcaggtcCATTCTGGATCTGTGTGACTCTAGTGTTCTCAGTAGCAATCAGCGGGAATCTGTCCACGTTCCTCAGCGAGATGGGAAACCCTACGTACCACTACAGACCACAGTTCCACAGAGGTCAGTCTgaacatgtttgtctttctttacTAAGTCATGCATCATATTAAAGAATTATCAGTCGTgctctgtaaatgtaaaagatTTAGttgacaacatgtttttttgttctgaCAGTGATGAGTCCACATCTCATGACTCACCTGACAGTGGCAGACGACAGTGATTTCTGATTTCTCGTCTCTTTTGCTTGCAGTAACAATAGCTGCAGTAGTGATCTTCATGTACGCCTGGCTGGTGCCGATTGGTTTATGGGGTTTCCTGACCTGGAGGCAAGGGGCTGAGAGGCAGATTGGAGGCTACTCCTTCctggagactgtgtgtgtctatggCTACTCCCTCTTTATCTACATCCCCACCTCGGTGAGTTCGTCCACTCTCCTGAGTTTTGATTCTATTATCAGTGGTGTCAGGATCATAATAAGCTGGCTTCATACAGAAAAACTATACTGACATATAGCATCATGTGTTTTGGCTTCAACTTCTGCTTTCACACCACGAACAAACAGAACTGAGACCCCTCTTTTCAGGCAGTCTCGGCCCAGTTGTTTAGTCCGCACcagagtttgattgacagctttcaCACCAGCCCAGATGAACCAGACTGAATAAGCAAACACACCAAAGTTGGAAACAAACAAGTTAGGTGTGACATCAGTAACAAACATCTGGCCCTGTCATCTCCAGGTTTTGTGGATCATACCATTCGAGTGGTTGCGCTGGACACTGAtcctggttgccatggtgatctCTGGCTCAGTCCTGGTCCTCACCTTCTGGCCCGTCGTCCGTGACGACACCAAGGTGATGGCAGTCGCTACAGTTGTGACCATAGTGGTTTTACACACGCTGCTGGCAATCGGCTGCAAGGTTAGTGAGCTACGTGGATGAAGCCTCAGATATTGATTGTACACGTTTAACCTTGAAAGGATAGttgatttcttctcttttttttcagatgtacTTCTTCCAGACGGCTGTACACATACCAACACCGGCCCCAACAACCCCCCCAATTCACATGACACTGGCCACCAAATCCCACTGACCAATAAGCAGGAGGAGTGTCTGTTTTCATTGGGAATCACATGCAGATATAAAATCATGTACAGACATGGCTGGTTGAGGCAATGTTTATTATTGCCGTCGTGTGATTTCATTTGTGATTTGCTCCCCTGATGAAGTGTTGGGATGGGTGTGTGCGGTTGTTTGTCTAATTTATCCTGAGGTTGGTTTTACTGTGACTGAAGTAGCACGTGTTCACTGCAATAACTGTAGATTTCGACTGTGACGTATCAAGATGTGGTGCATCTCAGCGGTCTGGCACGGCTTCCTTAACTCTGTGATTCCCCTCGTTACATTAGCGAGATTCAAACACAAGTTCAAAAACAGAAGAGATTATGAAAGACTCATCAGTAGAAGAGAAGAGCAGTAACACAAATCCAAAACCCATGTTGTTGCAAATCATTACTTCTTGTGAGATATCAGATGGACAACAACTGAGACGGAACAACAGCCAAGAAAATGACAAAGCCCCTCATGTGCGTGATCATGCTCTTCTCTCGCCTTGTGCAATACTGACTTAATTTGTGTGGACAGTAATAtgattcttttcattcattttcatttgctgAATCTGATcattttcaattatttgttcatgaaatatcagaaaatagtgaaaaaaattCCCATTAAAATTTCCCAATTTGACCAACGTCATGTCTTCAAATTAATAgccaaaagatattcaatttaaaatgatataaatcaGAGAACtgtgaaattttatttttattattaatgatttttcacagcagacattttgacttgtaggtaaagcacaggtgttactaataacattaacgacggctctgttctattcagtATTATTATGTAGACTGTCCACACTGGAAAAGTGACAGAATAGAGACTATATATAGAGACTAATATTCCTTGATTCTGAGTGTGCTGTTGATGTACACTAgtctcccacaatgcaatgcacaaggGAAATGGAGGAGCGGGGGACACAGACAAACATCTTTGCCTCAATGCTAAGTTTAATTAGCAGTGTTATTCTAATGtcacattatttacattaatCATAACCTGTGTATAAAACAGCAAACTATGTTGATTCCATTTTtactaactgcaaaaacagtgtagtagaaatataaagtatatactgtatacagttaGTATGTAGTGTGGATTATGGGGACAGCTATAGcgggaccctgaaactgaagcagctaaatggaattcaaccATCATTCATGTtgttatttacacctgtgattcactgtgacatcagaaTACGTTCCATGAAAAAGGCCTGTTGCGATGAAATATGGTGCAAAACCCTCATGCTCTCCACAATGTAAATTATAATAACTTGTGTGTGATTATCTGAATTATTATTGAGCATAATCCTCAAGCTAACATTTGAAGTCATATTAGAATGCTGTAAACTAAACTAAGACTAAACAGATGCTCCCTGCCAGCAGCTTTCAGCTACTGATGCAACAGTTCAGGAGTGAACAGAACATTGTACGGTGTGAATGTTTTCCCATGAAGCAGCTTGTTTCAGTCACACATGTG contains:
- the yipf2 gene encoding protein YIPF2: MASPNDLQFQEFEEAAELLSADPGASTLGISASNTANTAVAAAAGGGGGGGGEDVKLDLSDDEEGQEESSELLGGQKPAGGFWTFEYYQSFFNVDTVQVLDRVKGSVMPLPGRNFIKHHLRSNPDLYGPFWICVTLVFSVAISGNLSTFLSEMGNPTYHYRPQFHRVTIAAVVIFMYAWLVPIGLWGFLTWRQGAERQIGGYSFLETVCVYGYSLFIYIPTSVLWIIPFEWLRWTLILVAMVISGSVLVLTFWPVVRDDTKVMAVATVVTIVVLHTLLAIGCKMYFFQTAVHIPTPAPTTPPIHMTLATKSH